The window AACTACTCCGGAGAAGTGGAGTGCGACAACCAACAGTTGAAATGAACACCCTATTGAGGAGGGACGTTACCGGGTATATCTGCAACTGTGGGCAGGGATACAACACTCAGAAGAAAGGGGCATCAGTACGAAAGatgtacagagtatgtaaggCGGATAATATATATAATTCAAAAACATAACTTAAGAGCTATGAGTACAACTTGAACCTGAATACCGAAGAAAAGCCACCAGAGACGTACAATGTGGTAACCATGAATCATAAATGCATGCAAGTTTTGTAAAAATCAAGTCACTCATTGGGGCTATGCATTTggtataatataatattattcaaCTACTCCTTGGGACATGCAATATCATATTATGTTCAGCCACTCTTTGGGGCATATCATATCGCACCGGCCTCAATAGGACTCGGCGTACCTAGGCTCAAAAGGACTCAATCATACCTGGCCTCAGGAGAACTTGGATGTACACGGTCTCAATAGAACTCGGTGTACCCATTCTCAAGAGTACTCAGTAATATGACATAACACATCATTCCGTACCCGGCCTCATGGAGGCACTCGGTCGTACCCGTCCATATAAGGGCACGTTAAATACTTTACATATTATCTTCTCATATCCAACTGATCAGTAGTTGCACTATAgatgtcgtacccggccgactatagcgcgaccTGGTAAATTTCAAGAGATATCTAGATTAGACTCATAATGAATTACATTTCACGACCTCCCAATACCATCTGGGAACACCTCGAACTTGAAAGAAATGACACCGGTAAATAATGTATAAGAATGTGAGCATCATTATCAAGAAGGTCTTTGAACAACATAGTCTTACAACAGAAGGATTATTTAGAAGGGAACACTAATATCAAAATATGCCAATAAAAGAAAGTTACCTTACATACGTTTTTGAAGAGACTAACAATGCTTCCTGGGTTCTTACACTTCCTATGATAATAATTTGCCACTTCCAAGGAACTTAAAAAATCAGCACAAAACGAAGAAGGATAACATAAAAATGATTGCCAGATCTTTACGTTAAATTTCACCAGATTCACTCCTCTGGTTTAGACTTGGATCGCTTGAGAGTTCTTAGAGAGGGCTTGAAAGTGTTTTGGGAGAGCTACAACTGATGATATCgcataaaatgaaaaagaagaaagctATACTATTTTTATATCACGTCTAGAAACTCCACCACCCCACATGTCAAATAGTTTGCCCCGTCCCGACCACTGCACTCGATGTGATAGCTGGCGCAAGTCTAATGAAGCataatcacacccttgtccccataaTGTTTTGTCGACCGATTGGTTGCGCTTACAGGCCACATGAATTCCTAACTTAATGCAAGGTGAAATATGTGTGATGTAACGTCATCTCCCCCTtcgaaacattcgtcctcgaatgttgaatcGCAATCAATCTTTTAGAATTTCTTAATCATCCTCCGCGGTATCTTGAGTTGTGCTTGCTATAGTAGTTTCAACATTATCTCTTGCAGTATAGAACAAATAAAAGTATATGGATTTCATATCTTCTTTAGCTTCTCATGttatttcttctacattgttgttCCTTCAAAGTACATTAACTGAAGCAACCTCTTTGGTTTGCAATTTAAGAACTTGACGATCTAGGATAGCCACCAGAATTTCTTCATAAGACAGGTCCTCTGTGACATGGATATCTTCAATGGGAGTAAAACTAGATGGATCACCTAAGCACTTAcaaagcatggatacatggaatgcCGGGTGTACTGCTCCTAGTTTTTGGGGCAActcaagcttgtaggctacttgATCGATTCTTTGGATAACCCGATATTGTCCAATATAATGAGGGTTGAGTTTTCCCTTCTTGCCAAACCTTATCACGCCTTTCATATGTGACACCTTCAAGAACACCTAGTTTCCTACCAAGAATTTTAAATCTCAACGCCGGTTATTTGAGTAGGACTTTGTCTGCTTTGGATGGTCAATAATTGATCTTGAATCAGTTTCACCTTCTCTACAGCCCGTTGTACCAAATTAGGACCTAACAATTTTGTTTCACCAACCTCAAACCAACCGATAGGGAATATGTACTTCCGTAAGTATAGGGCTTCATATGGGGCCATCCAAATGCTAGCATGGTAAttattgttgtaagaaaactcaaTGAGAGGTAGATGATCTTCCCAATTTCCTTTGAAGTCTAAAACACAGGCCCGTAACATGTTCTCGAGCGTCCGAAAGGTGCACTCACCCTGGCCATCTATCTGCAGATGTAAAGCCGTGCTAAGATTGATCTGTGTACCCAAACATTTTTGGAATGttctccagaagttagctgtaaattgggcACCTCTGTCCCATATAATTGAAATTGGAACTCTATGAAGTTGAACTATTTTCTTAATATATATCTTAGCATAATCTTCAGCTGAAAGAGTGATCTTGACAGGTTGGAAATGAGCTAATTTGGTGAgtctatccataataacccatgTGAAATTAAACTTTCAGCGAGAACATGGTAATCCGGTAACAAAGCCCACATTGATTTTCTTCCTTTTCCAGGTCTAGATTTccatattctgaagcaatcctcctGGCTTCTGGTGTTCGGCCTTCATTTGTTGGAAATTTGGACACTGAGCGACGTATTCGACAAtgttccttttcatgtcattcccaTAGTATCGCTGTCAAAGATCATGATACTTCTCGGTTGACCCCGAATGTATAGAGTATCGGGATTGGTTAATCTTTACCATAATTTGTCCTTGGAGTCCCCCGACTTCGGGcacacacaaccaacccttataTTTAAGGACTCCATCCTTGGATAACTCGAACAATTGCTTCTTCTATAGGGGAATACTTTCCTTTATTCTCACCAAGATTGGATTGTCGAATTGTTGCGCTTTTAATTCAACTATTAACGAGGATTCAACAACATTCTGAACTACGGCTCTTGTATTGCCGATATCAATCAATCGTACAAGTCAATCGGTACAAGGTTTTAGTCATCTCCAATTTATCAACCTCGACATGCCTTAAACTACCCATTGATTTCCGATTTAACGCATCAGCCACAACATTTTCCTTACCATAGTTGTATagaatatcaacatcatagtttTTCAACAATTGGAGccacctcctctgtctcaaattcaatTCGTTTTTCCTGAATATGTATTGCAAACTCCTGtgatctgtaaatacatcaacatgaactcCATACAGATAGTGACGCCATATTTTCAGAGCAAATATAACATCCGCTAACTCCAAGTAATGAGtcaggtaattcttctcgtgtttCCTTAGTTCTCTAAAAGCATAAGAAACAACCTAACCGCATTGCATCCACACACCCAATCCTactctagaagcatcacaatatataagATAACCCTCTAAGCCTTCAAGAAGATCTAAAACATGTGTTGAGGTTAATCTGCTATTTAATTCCTGgaagctcttttcacaagcatcgcTCCACTGGAATTTAGCCACCCTATGCGTCAACTTTGTTAATGGGGCATCAATGGAAGAGAAATTCTCTAAAAAGCTTCGATAATATCCATataaacccaagaaactacgtACCCCCATATGAGTTGTGGAATTTGGCCAGTTCTTAACtactttgatattttatttatcgAATTTAATGCCCTCATTCGATACTACATGCCTAAGAAAATCCACTGAGTTCAACCAGAACTCGCATTTGGAAAACATAGCGCATAACTTATGATCCCGGAGCGTCGTtctcaaatgctctgcatgcTCAACTTCTGATCGagaatataccaaaatatagtcTTTAAATACGATCACAAAGATATCCAAAAATTACTTGAACATCCAATTATTCTGATCTATAAAATCCATTGGTGCATTGGTTAGgacaaaagacataacaaggaatTCGTAATGGCCATATTTGGTCAGTAAGGCTGTCTTCGGAACATCTTCTTCCTTGATTCTTAACTGATAATACCTAAATCTGAGATCGATCTTCAAAAAGTACTTAGTGCCTTGCAATTGATCAAGCAAATTGTCGATCCTCGAAAgttgatacttgttcttaatggttacCTTATTCAGCTgtcagtaatcaatacacatcctcaatgAACTGTCTTTCTTTCAAACAAATAACACTGGGGCACCACACGGGAAAGTGCTACATCGGATGAAGCCCTTATCTAGGAGATCTTTCAATTGAGCTTTCAATTCCTTTAACCCAACAGGGGCCATGTGGTACGGAGGGTTAGGTATCAGTTGCGTATCTGGAAGCACATCAATAGAAAACTCGATCTTCTTCTTTGGAGGAATACCCTAAGCTTTTTAGGGAATACATTGAGAAATTCATTAACAACCGGAATCGATCGAAGGGTTGGAGGCTTTTCCTTCACGTCCTACACTCGCACCAAATAATAGATACATTATTTTGAGATCATCTTCTGatccttaagataggaaataaacttTCCCTTAGGTGCTGTAATATTGCCCTTCCATTCGATGACGAGCTCACCTGGAAAATTAAAGCGAATGACTTTAATTCGTTCAAATAAGCAAAGCTGTGACGATCATAAATCATTCCATCACACCCTCAATATATCTATTTAACTATCACGGACTCATCTACGAGTGTAGACACTTCAAAGGACCGATGTAACAATTCAGGTTCTTTACCACATTTACTAGCAACAATAGAGTTATCTACGACAAAGTAGaacctgggtctatcaaagcatataCATTAGTGGAGAACACATATAGTTTACCTGTAACCACATACGATGATGACTGTAGGTCCTGTCGACATGACAATGAATATATGTGATTATATTTTCCACTTGGGCCATATGctccacctctacctctacctttTCCAAATGATATTTTCAAGCCCTTCTCATGAGGGCATACGAATGAAGAAGAAGCTGCTACAGATCCCATTGGTTGCATCATACTGATCCCACCTCTCACCAGGCAAAAATGCATAATGTGACTAGTTTTCCACACAAATAACATAAATTTGAACCTTGGAGATATTTTCCCAAATGAGTCTTACCACATCGGCCACAATATGGTACCGGGGGTCTCATCTTGCTAGAATATCTACTATACTGTGAGCTTTGTCTTTGGGGATTTTGACCCTGAATGGAATAAGTAATCCGGTCATGATACTAGCCATGGGACTGTGATGGTGCATTAGCCACCAGATAAGATGGATGCTGAGGAAACGTAGGTCTAAACCCACCTCGAGATTCTCCCATATAACCTGTGGAAATGGCTCTCTTATGCTGGCTCTGATCATGCTCTCGAGCGGCTTGCTACTGCCTCTTTCGATCCTCCAAGTTCTATGCATAGGCTTGAATATGAGCAATATCCATATTCAGATTTAGAGAAGCAGTGGCACATTTATTAATCAAATGTGGTCCCAGACTATCCATAAATCGATGTACCCTATCACTCATTTAGGCCACAACCAAAGGGGCATACTTAGACAAAGAGTTAAATTGCATACTATATTCTCGAACACACATATTATCTTGCTCCAACCGTAAGAATCTATCTTGCCTGGTTCGACGGAGCTCAACAAGCAAATAATGCTGCATAAATATGTCAGAAAACTCCCTATATCCTACTGGTGGAGCAAGAGGTCCCCTAGACTGTTCCCAAGTTTCATACCAAGTCACAACAACATCCCATAATCTATAAGAAGCAATCTCTATAGACTCAGTATCAGTGGCATGCCTAACTCGTAAAGTCCGCTGCATCTGATCTAGAAAATTATGGGGATCTACATTTGAATCTCTTCCAGTGGATACTGGGGGGTCTAGGTTAATGAAATCTCAAACTCTCATATTGACTGTTCTATTTGAGGTACCCAGAATCTAACGCTAGACTTGAAAGGCTACTAACTGAGTCAACAATTGCACCACACTTCTCATATTTAAATCCTGGTCAGGAGCAACCAGGGGAGGAATCAGTGGGTATGTTAGTTTCTCCATGCCCTTCCGGGGGTAGTGGCGCTGTCTCTGAAACCTGAGTATCAGCCTTATTATGAGACTCAGGTTGATCCATATGGGAAGGTGGCACCCGAATGGTACCTTCCCCTTGCCTCTTCATCTAGTCTCTAAACAACCACCTGATGTCTCGTAGTAGGCATCACTATAGACATAGACAAGGTGTAGATTGGAAGTAAATATTTATGACTCAGCTCTATCGTACGATCTAGAGTATCCATTCTAGATATCCTGTGACCTCCTATTTATTAGTATGGTGCACGATATTACCCATAAacaaagactctactagatacgactTGCAGATTTCCTAGGATAAACCTTCTCTATTACCAAGTTTTTCACACCCAAACTTGGGGAGGTGCGACCACCACACGATGCCCGAAGGCCTGTGCAAACTCACGTCCATACTTAGACCCTTCAACATGAAATCTGAGCCAACAAGGCCTCCAAATGTAATACCAAAATTTAAAAAGGTCACAAGTGATTGTGAAATAAACTTTAACATTTTATATATACACCACTATTGCTAACAGAATCATAACAATATTTACATACATCTGAACACTactctataagcctctaagagtatcaTGATACATAACTtggccggaacagggccccaccGTACCCAAAACAACataaacatatatttttgtaCCTATTGACTTTTGTATAGCTACTCCAGATAAGTGGAGTGAGGAAACCAACAATTAAAACGAGCACCCTACTGAGGAGGGACGTCACCAGGTATATCTGTACATGTGGGCATGAACATAGCCCCTAGAagaatagggcgtcagtacgaaagatgtactgagtatgtaaggtggataatatatataatccaaaagaACTACTTAAGAGCTATGAGTACAAATTCAACCTGAATACTAAAGACATGCCAATGGGGACGTACACTATGGTAAATGCATGAATACCATGAATCATAAATGGATGCAAGTTTTGTAAAAATTAATCCACTCATAGGGGCTATGCATTTggtataatataatattattcaaCCAACTTCTTGGGGCATGCCATCTCATATCATGTTCAACCACTCTTTGGgatatatcatatcatatcgTACCTGACCTCATAAGGTCTCGGTTGTACTCGGCCTCAATAGGACTCGACAAACCCAGCCTTAAAAGTACTCGGCCTCAGGAGAACTGGGTGTACCTGGTCTCCAGCGGACTCGGTAATATCACATATCACATCATTCTGTACCCGGCCTCATAAAGGACTCGGTCGTACTTGGCTACACAAGGGCTCGATAAATACTTCACATTTTGTCTTCTCAAAACCAACTAATTAGTAGTTGCataataggtgccgtacccggccgactatatatatatatatatatatatatatatatatatatatatatatatacaagtgcaatGCAAGATAAATTTTAAGAGATATCAAGATTAGACTCAAAATGAATTACATTTCACAACCTCCCGATACCAACTAGGAACACCTTGAACTTGAAAGAAAATGACACCAGTAAAGAATGTATAAGAACGTGAGCATCATTATCAAGGGCTTTGAAAACTCAGTCTTACAACAGAAGAATTATTTAGAAGGGAATACTTATATCAAAACATGCCAATAAAAGAAAGTTACCTTACATACTTTTTTAAAGAGACTAACTATGCTTACTGGGTTCTTACACTTCCTTTGACAATAATTTCCCACTTCAAAGGAGCTTCCAAAATTAGCACAACACGACGAAGGATAACAAAAAAATGATCGCGAGATCTTTCCGTTAAATTTCACCAGATTCACCCCTCTGATTTAGCCTTGGATCGCTTGAGAGTTCTTAGAGGGGGCTTGAGAGTGTTTTGGGTGAGCTACAGCTGATGATATGGCgtaaaatgaaaaagaggaaatcTGTAATGCTTTTATATCACGTCTATAAACTCAACTGCCCCACACATCAAACGGGTTGCCCCGCCCCGACCACTGCACCCAGTGGGACAGCTGGCGCGAGCCTAATGAAGCATAATCACACCCTTATCCTCATAATGTGTTGTCGGCCGTTTGGTTGCGCTTACAGGCCACATGAATTCCCAACTTAATGTGAGGAAAAAAGTGTGGGGTGTAACACAAGCAAAGTTTCCGGttggagtttgggtcgtgacagatatttTCAAATAAATACATTCGTCAACTATTGTCAAGTCATAATTTGAGGTAAGAGTACAAGAGAATAAACTATAgttttttgataaaaaaatagTCTGATGTAAGCAATAAATAAGTACATttttgaagaattaacctaattaatagtccacccaatagcttaaattaaaaatagatggcatatatatatatatatatataatccacaTATAATATGTGCATAACCAAGTATAATTAGTGTATTATCTATGTATACCAACTAAAAAGCAAATAGTGAATCTTACAGGTTATTTATGTAAACAGTAAAAAAACAAATTCGTAGTGTTCCGTtcttaggggtcatttggtaggatatattagaaaaaataatacatGTATTAGCTTTAGTAATATTAATCACTTATTTTGTTATGTTTTcaacctatgtataactaatacatgtattagttatATACCCTATTAAATAATGTTCGTAAACGTACAAGCCATGGCATTAGCAACAGTGTAATTTTTAATACATGGATAAGCATATATAATGATAGAACCACCCTTTCAAAATCTAATACAAATTCTTTCCAATATTTTTGGAAGgtatttttgtaaataaataattttaaaaaaatattgtgcaatgcatgttatttttaatacaccaaaCCAAACTGTCGATAAGAAATAATCCCGTTATCCCAGCATTACTAATTCtaacattactaatacaccttatttaatactattcttatacaccctaccaaacgaccccttagtttTTAAGTATATATATTTGGCATGTTGATGTGTTATAGGAGAGCTTAGCTTATGTTTTGCCAAGACAAAGGTGGAAGGACATGAGCCAGACATAGAGGCACGGAAGAACTATGCATCAGTTTTCTCAAGGGTAGATTGTGATTGAAATCAGGGCCGACTCTAGCATAAAACAACTAAAGCAAAGGCCTTAGGCCCCACAATTATGATTGCCTCATTTTTTACTAGTTCTgaattaatttttctttaaaatttgagtACTTTAAATGAAATagtacaattttataaaattccaaAGATTGAGAATTATTTTAGGAAATAGAAATAACAGTTTGGACAAGACAACACTTTTCAGAGATCTTGCAGCATgaaagtgaaaattttaaaactattttgaCAAGCGGCCAAAATTTTCACTTCGTTTATCTTTTGACTTTCTCATCATACTGTACGCGGGTAAACCCGGGCCCGCTGCATGACTCGACTCCTCGGTGAGCCAAACGGAGTAGGAGCGTGACCGTAATGTATCCGATTCATTAAGCTATTACTGAGTCTGGGATCACTCTCCTTAATTGGTTTGGCAATTTATTACgtcctttatctgtttaatctaacgaTATTTaacatttgtattgaattaatccgcatatctttaaaatcacatataaattcaattgctaTCCATtgtttagggtaaacagtttggcacctaccgtggggctaaggataatagttgTAATTTTATACAAATTTTCATAACGCACTCTATTTTACATCTGTTCTTTGAGTTTCTAATTTCAGGTCaaattaaaaatgtcaaactcccaATCTGCCCATTTGAATGTTGATGCTGAGTCCagccaccatggcgagaacaatAACGTGGTGCCCCCTTGTTGACCCCAACAGAGTCCCAGTCGCAGATCCGATCAATGCTAACTCACACATGGCTATCGAAGCAAATTTGCCTACTAACCTTGAAAACAACATTCGTGGGGGAGCTCGATCGATAGCCCGGAGTACACATGGTGATGTGATCAACTTGggggtgatcttcgaaatattacaggctcaacaggcagcaatagccTAGTTGCAGAACAAAAGTCGTGCCCCTAGTATAGTTGAGCCCGAACCATCCTGAAAAAATGCCCGCAGAAATGAACCGGCCACAGAAAGGCTGGGTGAAGCTAAACCCAGAACCAACCGcgagataataaagatgcttgaggaattGACAAAATGGGTGGAATCAGGAGAAAATaaaatcgaagccaatgacaaaaaaatggagacctataactccagggtcgatctaATCCCAGGAGCACCACCGATACTGAAGGGCCTGGActccaagaaatttgtccaaaatcCTTTCCCTCCAAGCGCAGCTCCgaagccgatcccaaagaagttccgtatgcccgaaattccgaAGTATAATGGAACAACTGATCCAAATaaacatgtgacctcctacacgtgcgCTATCAaggggaatgacttggaagatgatgaaatcgaatccgttctgCTGAAAAGGTTCGGAGAGACCTTGTCAaggggaatgacttggaagacctTGACAACTTACCCCTTTAATtccattgactcatttgctatgcttgtaaATGCCTTTGTAAAAGCGCACACAGGGGCCATCAATGTTGAGAaaaggaagtcagaccttttcaaagtaaagggaagagataacgagatgctcagggaattcgtgtcgaggtttcaaatggaatggatggaTCTGCGAGGaattcacccaaggactcaacccCCAAAGTTCATTGGCTTCACAGTAATTGAAACAAACTTTGATAGAATACCCGATGATAACTTGGACCGACATCCATAACCGGTACCAATCAAACATTAGGGTTGAAGACGATCAGCTTGGGGCCCCTTCCGGATCCGTTTATCTCGTCAGAACTAGAGATAGATCCAAAAGAGCCAtcgatcatgaaccaagatcgaacagagatcggtatcaaccatacaatagAGATCGAAGGGGTAATGGGCCCGGACGCAACCTTGCAAGGAGTGAAAGAAGGAACGATCGAGGCCACAATAGTCAGGGACTCATGAGTAAGAATGGTTTTGACAGGCCACTCGGGGCCCTGGAGGCAGCAAGACTATCAGAATATGACTTCAGTGTCGATGCTGCTAACATCGTATACGccatcggatgcatcaaagataccaaatggcctcgaccattGTGATCCAATCTCGACGAAAGAGACCCCAACCTAATGTGTAAGTATCTTGGCACTCACGGCCATAGAACCGAAGACTGCCGACAATTAAAagaagaagtagcccgattaTTCAATAACGGACACCTCCAAGAATTTCTGATTGAtcaagccaaaaatcacttcaggaattGAGACTCTAACAAGCAGACcgagcaagaggaacctcagcacgtcattaacatgatcattggtggagttGACATCCCCCAAGGGCCGATGCTAAAGTGCACTAAGGTGTCCATTATAAGGGAAAAACGGACTCGAGATTATATACGAGAGGGAACCGTATCTTTGAACGACGAGGATGCTGAAGGCATCGTGCAACCAcataatgatgcattggtaatatttgtactcataaataaatctcgagttaagcgtgtgttaattgatccaggtatctcgaccaatatcatcagatcaagggtcgtggaACAGCTGGGTCTACAAGACCGAATAGTTCCTACAGACAAATTTTTAAatggatttaacatggcatgcgaaactactaaaggggagataaccctaccgGTAAACACCAACAAAACcattcaggaaacaaagttctatgtgatcgaaggagatatgagatacaatgctctATTCGGAAGACTATGGATTCACAGCATGAGGGAAGTACCCTCGAAACTACACCAGGCATTAAAATTCCCCACATTGGGAGGGATCAAGATAGTTTACGGAGAACAGCCTCCTGCAAAAGTaatgttcgcggtcgatgagGTGACCCCGATATACATACTCTCTGCATCAAAGGACCCGAGTTTGGTTACGAAGAAAGAAACCAAATAGTAATCACCGACACCAGCCCCGACCGAACCAGAGAAGCAGGAGACATGCGAGGATGATGATTATAGAGTCCCTAGGTCCATATCGAGTCATCGGGATTACCGGTAAAGGTTCGTATAAACTCGAAGCAAGAAATGGTGcacaactaccaaacaactagaacgTGACCCAcataaaatgatactactgctaaggaatgacctcattcattttttttgtaCGAATTGGGCTAATACCTGCAGGCGACAACCAAAGGAGAATGTAGctgttaggtctgaaagcacgcattgcactctttttcccttgaaccagtTTTGTCACAAATGGGTTTTACGACAAGATTTTTAACCATCCAACcataaatcgtgct is drawn from Nicotiana tabacum cultivar K326 chromosome 9, ASM71507v2, whole genome shotgun sequence and contains these coding sequences:
- the LOC142163943 gene encoding uncharacterized protein LOC142163943 gives rise to the protein MGSVAASSSFVCPHEKGLKISFGKGRGRGGAYGPSGKYNHIYSLSCRQDLQSSSYVVTDNSIVASKCGKEPELLHRSFEVSTLLNKVTIKNKYQLSRIDNLLDQLQGTKYFLKIDLRFRYYQLRIKEEDVPKTALLTKYGHYEFLVMSFVLTNAPMDFIDQNNWMFKELRKHEKNYLTHYLELADVIFALKIWRHYLYGVHVDVFTDHRSLQYIFRKNELNLRQRRWLQLLKNYDVDILYNYGKENVVADALNRKSMGSLRLTKLAHFQPVKITLSAEDYAKIYIKKIVQLHRVPISIIWDRGAQFTANFWRTFQKCLGTQINLSTALHLQIDGQGECTFRTLENMLRACVLDFKGNWEDHLPLIEFSYNNNYHASIWMAPYEALYLRKYIFPIGWFEVGETKLLGPNLVQRAVEKVKLIQDQLLTIQSRQSPTQITGVEI